A single genomic interval of Saccharothrix saharensis harbors:
- a CDS encoding RtcB family protein, giving the protein MEQISKRLVNWASILDPGTREQAEKAARMPFIYPHLALMPDAHLGKGATVGSVIPTLGAIIPAAVGVDIGCGMIAVRTQFTLDDFRPRPLAPLREAIEHAVPLSAGKYNSRVTDTARERVEELTRRAEVAGFDPGRYAGNWELQLGTLGSGNHFIEVTLDEAGRVWLFLHSGSRGVGNKIAQKHIRIAHEQCRRRWIDLPDPDLAYLVEGEDEFWHYIREMRWAQEFAWLNREEMMDRVVACVAEWTGGDVERREVVNCFAGETQVITRTGTRPIEALAGGVHELLTADGEWVKAPVRSFGRQEVHEVVLSRSGVIKTLRATADHRWLLRSRRGHGYEATTAELKPGERLQSTFPRRPAGLAVDREAAARGFVFGDGHRVGNRSYADFRGTKESAVLPLFEGLGRPPRTYGAVKRIAGLPVEWKTERPSLDSHPDVLYGWLAGYFAADGDVGTTGRPTLASASRENLEFVRLACQAVGIGTFGIRTRMSTGYGPEPTARHLVGLMRGDLDPEFFLVEEHRARFVAGRRAAERRGWNVLSVRPTGETTEVYCAVVDDTHSFALSDNILTGNCHHNYTERETHFGKEVWLSRKGAINAEKGRAGLIPGSMGTASYVVVGKGNPVALNSSPHGAGREYSRSAARRAFDRDDLRKAMVGIEYRDTDAFIDEIPAAYKDIDVVMRDAADLVEVRHTLRQIVNVKGD; this is encoded by the coding sequence GTGGAGCAGATCAGCAAGCGACTGGTGAACTGGGCGTCCATCCTGGACCCGGGCACGCGCGAGCAGGCCGAGAAGGCCGCGCGCATGCCGTTCATCTACCCGCACCTGGCGCTCATGCCCGACGCGCACCTCGGGAAGGGCGCCACGGTCGGCAGCGTCATCCCCACCCTGGGCGCGATCATCCCCGCCGCCGTCGGCGTCGACATCGGCTGCGGCATGATCGCCGTGCGCACCCAGTTCACCCTGGACGACTTCCGGCCCCGCCCGCTCGCGCCGCTGCGCGAGGCGATCGAGCACGCCGTGCCGCTGTCGGCCGGCAAGTACAACAGCCGGGTGACGGACACGGCGCGTGAGCGCGTCGAGGAGCTCACCCGCCGCGCGGAGGTGGCGGGCTTCGACCCCGGCCGGTACGCGGGCAACTGGGAGTTGCAGCTGGGGACGCTCGGCAGCGGCAACCACTTCATCGAGGTCACGCTGGACGAGGCGGGGCGGGTGTGGCTGTTCCTGCACTCCGGGTCGCGCGGCGTGGGCAACAAGATCGCCCAGAAGCACATCCGGATCGCGCACGAGCAGTGCCGTCGGCGGTGGATCGACCTGCCCGACCCGGACCTGGCGTACCTGGTCGAGGGCGAGGACGAGTTCTGGCACTACATCCGCGAGATGCGCTGGGCGCAGGAGTTCGCCTGGCTCAACCGCGAGGAGATGATGGACCGGGTCGTCGCCTGCGTGGCCGAGTGGACGGGCGGTGACGTGGAGCGCCGGGAAGTGGTGAACTGCTTCGCCGGCGAGACGCAGGTCATCACCCGCACGGGCACGCGCCCGATCGAGGCCCTGGCGGGCGGCGTGCACGAACTGCTCACCGCGGACGGCGAGTGGGTCAAGGCACCCGTCCGGTCGTTCGGCCGGCAGGAGGTCCACGAGGTCGTGCTGAGCCGTTCCGGTGTGATCAAGACCCTCCGCGCCACCGCCGACCACCGCTGGCTCCTGCGGTCGCGACGCGGGCACGGGTACGAGGCGACGACGGCCGAGCTGAAGCCCGGTGAACGACTCCAGTCCACGTTCCCACGTCGGCCGGCCGGTCTCGCGGTGGACCGTGAGGCGGCGGCCCGCGGGTTCGTGTTCGGCGACGGGCACCGCGTCGGCAACCGCTCTTACGCGGACTTCCGCGGCACGAAGGAGTCGGCGGTGCTCCCCCTGTTCGAAGGGCTCGGGCGTCCGCCCCGCACGTACGGCGCGGTGAAGCGGATCGCCGGGCTCCCGGTCGAGTGGAAGACCGAACGGCCGTCACTCGACTCACACCCGGACGTGCTGTACGGGTGGCTCGCCGGCTACTTCGCGGCGGACGGTGACGTCGGCACGACCGGCCGGCCGACGCTCGCCTCCGCGTCCCGCGAGAACCTGGAGTTCGTGCGCCTGGCCTGCCAGGCCGTCGGCATCGGCACGTTCGGCATCAGGACGCGGATGTCCACGGGCTACGGCCCGGAGCCGACCGCGCGGCACCTCGTCGGCCTGATGCGCGGCGACCTCGATCCCGAGTTCTTCCTGGTCGAGGAGCATCGCGCCCGGTTCGTGGCCGGGCGGCGCGCTGCCGAGCGCCGTGGCTGGAACGTGCTCTCCGTGCGGCCGACCGGCGAGACGACCGAGGTGTACTGCGCGGTCGTCGACGACACGCATTCGTTCGCGTTGTCCGACAACATCCTCACGGGAAACTGTCACCACAATTACACCGAGCGGGAGACCCACTTCGGCAAGGAGGTGTGGTTGTCCCGCAAGGGCGCCATCAACGCCGAGAAGGGTCGGGCCGGCCTCATCCCGGGGTCGATGGGCACCGCGTCGTACGTCGTGGTCGGCAAGGGCAACCCGGTCGCGCTGAACTCCTCGCCGCACGGCGCCGGCCGCGAGTACTCCCGCTCGGCCGCGCGGCGGGCGTTCGACCGGGACGACCTGCGCAAGGCCATGGTCGGCATCGAGTACCGCGACACCGACGCCTTCATCGACGAGATCCCGGCGGCGTACAAGGACATCGACGTCGTGATGCGTGACGCGGCGGACCTGGTCGAGGTGCGCCACACGTTGCGGCAGATCGTCAACGTGAAGGGCGACTGA
- a CDS encoding GNAT family N-acetyltransferase translates to MSSSFIPELITARLALRPWADREIGAVVGGARLPDWADDFPAAGDRVVAGLFGEHREWLGGHGHRLVVERGSGLVVGSVGLFWPPADGVLEIGYGIVPSRRGRGYASEAARALTAHAFTAPDVHTVRAEVEVSNPASARVLEKAGFRPLGQVTGQDTASYPITR, encoded by the coding sequence ATGTCTTCATCGTTCATCCCCGAGCTGATCACGGCACGGCTCGCGCTGCGGCCGTGGGCCGACCGCGAGATCGGGGCGGTGGTCGGCGGCGCGCGGCTGCCGGACTGGGCCGACGACTTCCCCGCGGCAGGTGACCGGGTCGTCGCCGGGCTCTTCGGCGAGCACCGGGAGTGGCTGGGTGGTCACGGTCACCGGCTGGTGGTCGAGCGCGGCAGCGGTCTGGTGGTCGGCTCGGTCGGGCTGTTCTGGCCGCCCGCCGACGGCGTCCTGGAGATCGGGTACGGCATCGTGCCGTCACGGCGGGGGCGCGGGTACGCCTCCGAGGCCGCCCGCGCCCTGACCGCGCACGCGTTCACCGCACCCGATGTGCACACGGTCCGGGCCGAGGTCGAGGTGTCGAACCCGGCCTCGGCGCGCGTCCTGGAGAAGGCCGGTTTCCGGCCGTTGGGGCAGGTCACGGGGCAGGACACCGCGTCGTACCCGATCACGCGGTAG